The proteins below come from a single Halobacteriovorax sp. DA5 genomic window:
- the pilM gene encoding pilus assembly protein PilM — protein MSILVIDCGAYSIKFVEGRVHKKRFIIDDIEEVLLEDVRGPSDQEVSIHELQQRIISGFLKDQHYNGRIITQLPNEFLTNRYLDLPAKSKKDAELMIPFQLEEDLPFNIADTHYIVNLYKKINSQFSAIVQIAEKSVFATYRNFLQAYHTVPSNLTSELSVYQSFVEEKKLESNVCILDIGHQTTKAYLIYNGIIYTHHISYVAGAAIDEAISKTYNIGAAEARIFKHENSFFLTKSQLDSVTKEQQDFALMMHHTFKDLLSQIDRWLLGHRVKTGQSIEHIYLTGGCANIKNIDNYITERLHVSVSQFMTPGLERMVSAQEYNSLTLAYTMGASNTYREPAKNFFTKEFASALKDGIKLENTIFTFYRLAIVCLVLCAGFLVESLYFVNQEIKSTDREIKKLIKSSNLNITQKQERYLRKTPEKLTKIIKQKNKAIDVDLKVLAKVPKTSALANLHTITSAIKRNEEVSLTKYKGDLNSGFAQFQSKSDRDTKQLLKVLKGLNVDDANIDESNKDKITISFKGK, from the coding sequence ATGAGTATTTTAGTAATAGACTGTGGTGCCTACAGTATTAAATTTGTTGAAGGCCGAGTACACAAAAAAAGATTCATTATTGATGATATTGAAGAAGTTCTACTCGAAGATGTTCGTGGGCCAAGTGACCAAGAAGTATCGATTCATGAACTTCAACAAAGAATCATCTCAGGCTTTCTAAAAGACCAGCACTACAATGGTCGAATCATTACTCAACTACCAAATGAATTCTTAACGAATCGCTATCTTGATCTTCCTGCTAAGAGCAAGAAGGATGCGGAACTAATGATTCCTTTTCAACTTGAAGAGGACCTACCATTTAATATCGCCGATACTCACTACATTGTTAATCTTTATAAAAAGATCAATAGTCAATTTTCAGCAATTGTTCAAATTGCAGAAAAGAGTGTCTTTGCGACTTATCGTAATTTTCTACAAGCCTACCATACTGTTCCATCAAACTTAACGTCGGAACTTAGTGTTTATCAGAGCTTTGTTGAAGAAAAGAAATTAGAATCAAATGTATGTATTTTAGATATTGGTCATCAGACAACGAAGGCCTACCTAATTTATAACGGTATTATCTACACTCACCACATTTCGTATGTTGCTGGCGCGGCCATTGATGAGGCCATTTCAAAGACTTACAATATTGGGGCAGCAGAAGCACGTATTTTTAAACACGAAAACAGCTTCTTTCTAACGAAGTCACAGCTTGATAGTGTAACAAAAGAGCAGCAAGATTTTGCTCTTATGATGCATCATACTTTTAAAGACCTACTTTCTCAAATCGACCGATGGCTACTTGGACATAGAGTAAAAACAGGTCAAAGTATCGAACATATCTACTTAACTGGTGGTTGTGCCAATATCAAAAATATTGATAACTATATTACAGAAAGACTTCACGTAAGTGTTTCACAATTTATGACACCAGGTCTTGAGAGAATGGTTTCTGCACAAGAATACAACTCTCTAACACTCGCCTACACAATGGGTGCTTCAAATACATACAGAGAGCCTGCAAAAAACTTTTTTACGAAAGAATTTGCTTCTGCACTTAAAGATGGAATTAAACTAGAAAATACAATCTTTACTTTCTATCGTCTTGCTATAGTTTGCTTAGTTTTATGTGCAGGATTCTTAGTGGAATCACTCTACTTCGTAAATCAAGAAATCAAGTCAACAGATCGTGAGATCAAAAAGCTAATTAAATCGAGTAACTTGAATATTACGCAAAAACAGGAAAGATATCTTAGAAAAACTCCTGAGAAGCTAACAAAGATTATCAAACAAAAAAATAAAGCAATTGATGTTGATTTAAAAGTTTTAGCAAAAGTTCCAAAGACTAGTGCTCTTGCTAACCTACACACAATTACGAGTGCGATAAAAAGAAACGAAGAAGTATCATTAACTAAGTACAAAGGTGATCTAAACTCAGGTTTTGCACAATTTCAAAGTAAGAGTGATCGAGATACAAAACAATTATTAAAAGTCCTTAAAGGACTAAATGTTGACGATGCCAATATTGATGAATCTAATAAAGATAAGATTACTATTAGTTTTAAAGGTAAATAA
- a CDS encoding polyprenyl synthetase family protein: MQNQSLLKPKEARQQIEADLKLFIDQNNYHNFFSEIYDYSLLPAGKLFRPLLAYATAKDFGIDFSNQKLEKSIKSFSCALEIHHTYTLIHDDMPCMDDDEYRRGRLSTHAKFGQWQALLAGDALQSLSFNLINKIQVRNKYEILNYAHWCLGAKGLILGQALDLGHHMTESFKNLILTHKLKTARLIQLSIVGPYLFNDDADLKTAKALHRLGHHMGIAFQLLDDLCELEDEVLSEHEEAVNPWKTRSQECFNELQSNLEYMKVFFEKYACENIRLVYGEYLGKILSIIEPNQRTITGHLDVETGARPTSLDPIISLLNTLTL, encoded by the coding sequence ATGCAAAATCAATCACTACTTAAGCCAAAAGAAGCAAGGCAGCAAATTGAAGCTGACCTAAAGTTATTTATCGATCAAAATAATTATCACAATTTCTTCAGTGAGATATATGATTATTCGTTATTACCTGCAGGAAAGTTATTTCGCCCTCTGCTCGCTTATGCCACTGCAAAAGACTTTGGTATAGACTTTAGTAATCAAAAGCTTGAGAAGTCAATTAAGAGCTTCTCATGTGCATTAGAAATTCATCATACATATACACTTATTCATGATGATATGCCTTGTATGGATGATGATGAATATCGTCGTGGCAGACTTTCAACTCATGCAAAATTTGGCCAATGGCAAGCACTACTGGCCGGAGATGCTCTACAATCTCTAAGCTTTAATTTAATAAACAAAATACAAGTTAGGAATAAATACGAAATTCTAAATTATGCTCATTGGTGTTTAGGCGCCAAAGGACTAATTCTTGGCCAGGCCCTCGATTTAGGCCACCATATGACAGAGAGTTTTAAGAATTTAATTCTTACTCATAAGCTTAAGACAGCACGTCTTATTCAACTCTCAATTGTTGGGCCATACCTATTTAATGACGATGCGGATTTAAAAACAGCAAAGGCACTACACCGCCTTGGACATCACATGGGAATAGCATTTCAACTTCTTGATGATCTTTGCGAATTAGAAGATGAAGTTTTAAGTGAACATGAGGAAGCTGTAAATCCTTGGAAGACACGATCGCAAGAATGTTTCAATGAATTACAATCTAATCTAGAATATATGAAAGTATTTTTTGAAAAGTACGCGTGCGAAAATATCCGTTTAGTTTACGGAGAATATCTTGGAAAGATACTTAGTATTATTGAACCAAATCAAAGAACAATAACTGGTCACTTAGATGTAGAGACAGGCGCTAGGCCCACCTCTTTAGATCCAATTATTTCTTTGTTGAATACTTTGACTCTTTAG
- a CDS encoding type II secretion system protein, translating to MHKVHGQSGFTLIEILVSMALASLLLYMVAGSTFSSRRNLDDTIENVERVIRFSSDEASLTNKFLRVGFDLEDIDQKLSLEMAQSNDFVIDMDSTKNYDDMTDEEKKEANKKGRFMPLPDFDANDFRPTGGVRIVAVGSTLTQKLHITGKPYVYFYPTGEKDSVIIILATEDEMVALSTEPYSQVINREYVALEDVNFSSDDFIEKLTTKAEELYNEWLSN from the coding sequence ATGCATAAGGTACATGGACAATCAGGTTTTACATTAATTGAAATTCTGGTATCCATGGCCTTAGCTTCCCTACTTCTTTACATGGTTGCAGGATCAACCTTTTCCTCACGCCGCAACCTAGATGATACGATTGAAAATGTTGAACGAGTTATTCGCTTCTCAAGTGATGAAGCGAGCTTAACAAATAAATTTCTACGCGTTGGTTTTGACTTAGAAGATATCGACCAAAAACTCTCTTTAGAAATGGCACAAAGTAATGACTTTGTAATTGATATGGATTCAACAAAGAATTACGATGATATGACTGATGAAGAGAAAAAAGAAGCAAATAAGAAAGGTCGCTTCATGCCTCTACCGGACTTTGATGCTAATGACTTCCGTCCAACGGGCGGTGTTCGCATTGTTGCAGTTGGCAGCACACTAACACAAAAATTACACATAACTGGCAAACCATATGTCTACTTTTACCCCACAGGTGAGAAAGATTCTGTTATAATTATTCTTGCAACTGAAGATGAAATGGTCGCACTATCAACAGAGCCATACAGTCAAGTAATCAATCGTGAGTACGTGGCCTTGGAAGATGTTAACTTCTCTAGTGACGACTTTATTGAAAAACTAACAACAAAAGCAGAAGAACTTTATAACGAATGGTTAAGCAATTAA
- the gspF gene encoding type II secretion system inner membrane protein GspF, which yields MAIFDYKGIDRTGTEKKGNITAENEQAAKAKIRAKGIMLTAIKEHKSSSKSSFELNFGSTVSINDLSLMTRQLATLVKAKIQIVEAFNALIEQCENPKLKVVLSEIRQKVNEGSSLASAFSDYPKIFDHIYVNMVEAGEQSGTLDIVLLRLAEFTEAQVKLKNKVKGAMMYPIIMLLVGALVMGVILVLVIPKITKIFVSMKKELPLPTKISIWLSGFLQQYWWAVIIGAFGLYWLFNRYINTKNGRAKWDYVTLKLPVFGSLITMVNVSRFASTLATLLNSGVPILASMKIVKNLIGNVHMQEAIESARINISEGSSMAAPLAQSGYFPIMVTHMISLGEKSGELEPMLNIIAENYEDQVESKLSGLTSVLEPIMMVGMGGAVAFIVMSVVVPMMELNSIN from the coding sequence ATGGCCATATTTGATTACAAAGGTATCGATCGTACCGGAACTGAAAAGAAAGGTAATATCACAGCTGAAAACGAACAGGCGGCCAAGGCCAAAATTCGTGCTAAGGGTATTATGCTTACTGCGATAAAAGAACATAAGTCTTCTAGTAAGTCTTCTTTTGAGCTAAATTTCGGAAGTACCGTTTCAATCAACGACCTTTCACTTATGACAAGACAATTGGCCACTCTTGTTAAAGCAAAGATTCAAATTGTTGAAGCCTTCAATGCACTTATTGAACAGTGTGAGAACCCAAAATTAAAAGTTGTTCTCTCTGAGATTCGTCAAAAAGTAAATGAAGGTAGCTCCCTTGCCTCTGCATTCTCAGACTATCCAAAAATCTTTGACCATATTTATGTCAACATGGTTGAAGCCGGTGAACAGTCAGGTACATTAGATATTGTTCTACTTCGTCTTGCAGAATTTACAGAAGCGCAAGTTAAATTAAAAAATAAAGTTAAAGGTGCCATGATGTATCCAATCATCATGTTACTAGTTGGAGCCCTTGTTATGGGTGTAATTCTAGTTTTAGTTATTCCTAAGATTACAAAGATTTTTGTTTCGATGAAAAAAGAGTTACCTCTGCCGACAAAAATTTCAATTTGGCTATCAGGGTTTTTACAACAATATTGGTGGGCCGTAATAATTGGCGCCTTTGGTCTTTATTGGCTATTTAATCGCTATATTAATACAAAGAATGGCCGCGCAAAATGGGACTACGTGACTCTAAAGCTTCCAGTATTTGGTTCACTTATTACAATGGTGAACGTTTCACGCTTTGCTTCAACTCTTGCAACACTTTTAAATTCAGGTGTACCAATTCTTGCTTCAATGAAGATTGTTAAAAACCTAATTGGTAATGTCCATATGCAAGAAGCAATTGAAAGCGCTCGTATTAATATATCGGAAGGTTCTTCCATGGCAGCGCCCCTTGCACAATCAGGATACTTCCCTATCATGGTTACACATATGATAAGCTTAGGTGAAAAATCAGGTGAACTCGAACCAATGCTTAACATCATTGCGGAAAACTACGAGGATCAGGTAGAATCTAAATTAAGTGGGTTAACATCTGTACTCGAACCTATTATGATGGTCGGCATGGGTGGAGCTGTTGCTTTCATTGTAATGTCAGTTGTCGTTCCAATGATGGAGCTAAACTCAATCAATTAA
- a CDS encoding prepilin-type N-terminal cleavage/methylation domain-containing protein — translation MVKQLKNNSGFTLIEVLIALAIFAVFITSYITAQGLNITDSMEMRTEITLREYGIEKMNEILAYPPELKDSITMKPEVGKFESNENISYSVEWKNFTVPDFEKITGSETPDDGDDSNNSIQKQIFGVVKKNLEKLIWQVSVTVKDDNTEETFTISTWLSNDKYKVEINGL, via the coding sequence ATGGTTAAGCAATTAAAAAATAATTCTGGATTTACCCTCATAGAGGTTCTTATTGCACTTGCAATATTCGCTGTCTTTATAACTTCATATATCACTGCTCAAGGCCTAAATATTACAGATTCGATGGAGATGCGAACGGAGATAACTCTTCGTGAATATGGAATTGAAAAAATGAATGAGATTCTGGCCTACCCACCGGAGCTAAAAGATAGTATTACGATGAAGCCTGAAGTAGGGAAATTTGAAAGTAATGAAAATATTAGCTATAGCGTTGAATGGAAGAATTTCACGGTACCAGACTTCGAAAAGATAACGGGCTCTGAAACACCAGATGATGGTGACGATAGCAATAACTCAATTCAAAAACAAATCTTTGGTGTTGTTAAAAAGAACCTTGAAAAACTTATTTGGCAAGTTAGTGTCACTGTTAAAGATGATAATACTGAAGAAACGTTTACAATAAGTACGTGGCTTTCAAATGATAAATATAAAGTAGAGATAAACGGACTCTAG
- a CDS encoding GspE/PulE family protein — MLETFEHGKEKIGELLIKHTSLTREQLDEALEIQQESGMLIGEILLKKNYIHPHDITKVICHQIEIPYESEIDVDTIDPELITNIPINYAKTQELIPVMETPRFVSVIITDPFNFDAINDLREIFKKDIHISVAQPLKVNDAINRVYEKANKNMVQSLEDEFDESLDLDGPIDILDAGADEAPVIRFVNSIIFRAVKERATDIHIEPYEKESIYRFRINRVMTEVLRQPLKTHSAVASRIKVMAKLDIAEKRLPQDGRIPIKMAGKDIDIRLSTVPVQNGERIVMRILEKDNNILQLDHLGFHGKVLDDLDALSQRKDGIVYVSGPTGHGKSTTLFAMLSRINTPDRMIITVEDPVEYEVPGISQIQVNHKIELSFAKALRAILRQNPDVIMVGETRDYETAEMAIQASITGHFVLSTIHTNDASSVPNRLIDMGVQPFMIASSLSGALAQRLIRTLCKECKKPKDITDFDLEVLGIDKIPEGATVYESVGCPSCDNKGYSGMTVVAELLMINDEIRSLIINSAPSGQIKKVAQKYGMKTLRDDAIEKVIMGITSIAEMNRAINIEGEDESQEQ; from the coding sequence ATGCTAGAAACATTTGAACACGGTAAAGAAAAGATTGGTGAGCTTTTAATTAAGCACACCTCTCTTACACGTGAGCAGTTAGATGAAGCACTAGAGATTCAACAAGAATCAGGAATGCTTATTGGTGAAATCTTACTTAAAAAGAACTATATTCACCCTCACGATATTACAAAAGTAATTTGTCACCAAATTGAAATACCATACGAGTCTGAAATTGATGTGGATACAATTGATCCTGAATTAATTACGAATATTCCAATTAATTATGCAAAGACGCAGGAGCTTATCCCAGTAATGGAAACTCCCCGCTTTGTTTCAGTAATTATTACGGATCCATTTAATTTTGATGCCATCAATGACCTAAGAGAAATTTTTAAAAAAGATATCCATATCTCAGTTGCCCAACCATTAAAAGTTAATGACGCAATTAATCGCGTGTATGAAAAAGCAAATAAGAATATGGTTCAGTCTCTTGAAGACGAATTTGATGAATCACTAGATCTTGACGGTCCGATTGATATCCTAGATGCTGGTGCGGATGAAGCCCCTGTTATTCGTTTTGTTAACTCGATTATTTTTAGAGCAGTAAAAGAGCGTGCAACAGATATTCATATTGAGCCGTATGAAAAAGAATCAATTTATCGTTTTCGTATCAATCGAGTTATGACGGAAGTCTTAAGACAACCGCTTAAAACACACTCTGCTGTAGCTTCACGTATTAAAGTTATGGCAAAACTTGATATTGCAGAAAAACGTCTTCCTCAAGATGGCCGTATTCCAATTAAGATGGCCGGTAAAGATATCGATATCCGTCTTTCAACGGTACCAGTTCAAAATGGTGAGCGTATCGTTATGAGGATTCTTGAAAAAGACAATAATATCCTTCAACTAGACCACCTTGGTTTCCACGGTAAGGTTCTTGATGATCTCGATGCCCTATCGCAAAGAAAAGATGGAATTGTTTATGTATCAGGTCCAACTGGTCACGGTAAATCGACAACTCTATTTGCGATGCTAAGTCGAATCAATACACCAGATCGAATGATTATTACAGTTGAAGATCCGGTGGAATACGAAGTACCTGGTATTTCTCAAATCCAGGTAAACCATAAGATTGAACTTTCATTTGCTAAAGCACTTCGTGCCATTCTTCGTCAAAACCCTGATGTTATCATGGTTGGGGAAACGAGGGATTACGAAACTGCGGAGATGGCGATACAAGCTTCTATTACTGGTCACTTTGTTCTATCAACGATTCACACTAACGATGCATCGTCAGTACCAAACCGTCTGATTGATATGGGAGTGCAACCATTCATGATTGCCTCTTCTCTTTCTGGTGCTCTTGCGCAAAGACTTATTCGAACACTATGTAAGGAGTGTAAGAAGCCAAAAGATATTACTGACTTTGACCTAGAAGTACTAGGAATAGATAAAATACCTGAAGGTGCAACTGTGTATGAGTCCGTAGGTTGTCCAAGTTGTGACAATAAAGGCTACTCAGGTATGACTGTTGTCGCAGAACTTTTAATGATTAATGATGAAATTCGCTCACTTATTATTAACTCTGCTCCATCAGGGCAGATCAAAAAAGTTGCACAGAAATACGGGATGAAAACTCTTAGAGATGATGCCATTGAGAAAGTTATAATGGGAATCACTTCAATTGCAGAAATGAACCGTGCAATCAATATTGAAGGCGAAGACGAGAGTCAGGAACAATAA
- a CDS encoding type II secretion system protein J, translated as MRSFKTDHIHKNEKGFTLIEVLIAIAILSVLMTAIYTIVDSSVNTNDRVTKEDRERLQLEIGMMRIERDIELINSPLYYESSKAEDNKAFAKIYNASQSQSQSGSRLGGSSQQQQQQQQSSKYVMTSHIYQNKNFDNLSSGNVPIPILQNEEKGSLVFLSSANRRLIKNMKQSNLMWVRYRVVTTSTEGQEEEEKNTEAPYSLTRTIIPVDIYNTELDWEKAKEYPVIENLRDFSFEFYSPEKEKFVSSLRELNKLRNTPRLIRMNIDYVSKNGDEIQINRTIRVMWPEFDAAADLKEKYDFKK; from the coding sequence ATGAGAAGTTTTAAAACCGATCATATTCACAAAAATGAAAAGGGCTTCACATTAATTGAAGTTCTTATCGCTATTGCTATTTTATCAGTACTCATGACGGCCATTTATACAATCGTCGACAGCAGTGTTAACACGAACGATCGTGTTACTAAAGAAGACCGCGAGAGACTACAGTTAGAAATTGGAATGATGAGAATTGAAAGAGATATCGAACTCATCAACTCTCCCCTTTATTACGAATCGTCTAAAGCAGAAGATAACAAAGCTTTTGCAAAAATCTACAATGCCTCACAGTCACAATCTCAATCGGGATCAAGGCTTGGAGGATCGTCTCAACAGCAACAGCAGCAACAACAATCAAGTAAATATGTGATGACTTCTCATATATATCAGAATAAGAATTTTGATAACTTATCGTCAGGAAATGTTCCAATTCCAATTTTACAAAATGAAGAGAAAGGTTCACTAGTTTTTCTATCTTCAGCAAACAGAAGACTTATAAAGAATATGAAGCAATCTAACTTAATGTGGGTACGCTACCGAGTGGTAACGACATCGACAGAGGGGCAAGAGGAAGAAGAAAAAAATACAGAAGCTCCATATTCCCTAACGAGAACAATCATTCCAGTTGATATTTATAATACTGAATTAGATTGGGAAAAAGCAAAAGAATATCCAGTAATAGAAAACTTAAGAGACTTTTCTTTCGAATTCTATAGTCCAGAAAAAGAAAAGTTTGTTTCATCACTTAGAGAATTAAATAAATTAAGAAATACTCCACGTCTTATTCGTATGAATATCGATTACGTCTCAAAGAATGGAGATGAAATACAAATTAATCGAACAATTAGAGTAATGTGGCCAGAATTTGATGCAGCAGCAGACTTAAAGGAAAAGTATGACTTTAAAAAATAA
- the gspG gene encoding type II secretion system major pseudopilin GspG: MKYNFFKRQVMKSQAGMTLIEILIALTLISLMGTFIAGKVFDSLEEGRVKSANIQMKSLESLLKDFRRKCNFYPTTEMGLDSLINKPSGGRECKNYPPNGFIDADEIPLDPWDMEYVYTSDGKTYNIMSYGNDNEEGGEGFAADIYLRDNK, encoded by the coding sequence ATGAAGTACAATTTTTTTAAACGCCAAGTAATGAAGAGTCAGGCCGGGATGACATTAATTGAAATCCTAATTGCCCTTACTCTAATTTCACTTATGGGGACATTTATTGCAGGTAAAGTTTTCGACTCACTAGAAGAAGGTCGTGTAAAGTCTGCTAACATTCAAATGAAATCACTAGAGTCACTACTGAAAGACTTTAGAAGAAAGTGTAACTTCTACCCAACAACAGAGATGGGATTAGACTCACTTATCAACAAACCGTCTGGCGGACGCGAGTGTAAGAATTATCCACCAAATGGATTTATCGATGCGGATGAAATCCCATTAGATCCATGGGATATGGAGTATGTTTATACTTCAGATGGAAAAACTTACAACATCATGTCTTATGGTAATGATAACGAAGAAGGCGGAGAAGGTTTCGCTGCCGATATCTACTTAAGAGACAATAAGTAA
- the gspN gene encoding type II secretion system protein GspN, translated as MSEEVVQTDVYKINKKTIFLMTILAFLSLFLGFIFNFSVEDKVMSLVYDGLRKNRSCPIYYQNASLSYFLPGINLKEIDISSRCLNAPSGLTISEADISLGLPSFAPMGLTFNTEISKISGLNNNINIKSIHNFSTQYIKIENSVISFEALGPLMNAFKIDGTINLNALVSTDLKAIKDLDIYLTSKDFTIPAQVIQSFELPTLAIKNLSFKAHAEDGGAVEIQELIIGDSNSPIRANASGTISLDKRNIRNSKIDLEAQVKFTPEFIESFAIINLLLGNGTPDEQGFYHMKIDGTLGRPNTPKMIKR; from the coding sequence ATGAGTGAAGAAGTAGTACAAACAGACGTATACAAGATAAATAAGAAAACAATTTTTCTAATGACTATCCTTGCATTCTTATCTCTCTTTCTTGGATTCATTTTCAATTTTTCAGTTGAAGATAAAGTAATGAGTCTCGTTTATGATGGACTTAGAAAGAATCGAAGCTGCCCTATTTATTATCAGAACGCCTCTCTTAGCTATTTTCTTCCAGGTATTAACTTAAAAGAAATCGATATCTCATCTCGATGTTTAAATGCTCCATCAGGACTAACTATTTCAGAGGCCGATATTTCTTTAGGACTTCCAAGCTTTGCACCAATGGGTCTTACATTTAATACAGAAATAAGTAAGATTTCGGGATTAAATAATAATATCAATATTAAATCGATTCACAATTTTTCAACTCAATACATTAAGATAGAAAATTCTGTAATCAGCTTTGAGGCCCTTGGCCCGCTAATGAATGCATTTAAAATAGATGGAACGATCAATCTAAACGCACTTGTTAGTACAGATTTAAAAGCAATAAAAGATCTCGATATTTATTTAACATCAAAGGATTTTACGATTCCGGCCCAAGTCATTCAAAGTTTTGAATTACCTACTCTAGCAATAAAAAATCTTTCATTTAAAGCACATGCTGAAGATGGAGGGGCCGTTGAAATCCAAGAGTTAATCATTGGAGATAGCAACTCACCTATTCGTGCCAATGCAAGTGGAACAATTTCTCTAGATAAAAGAAATATTAGAAATTCAAAAATCGATCTCGAAGCACAGGTTAAATTCACACCAGAATTTATCGAAAGTTTTGCGATTATCAACCTTCTTCTAGGCAATGGTACTCCTGACGAACAAGGTTTCTACCATATGAAAATTGATGGGACTCTTGGACGTCCAAACACGCCGAAAATGATTAAGCGCTAG